In a genomic window of Ipomoea triloba cultivar NCNSP0323 chromosome 3, ASM357664v1:
- the LOC116012509 gene encoding rust resistance kinase Lr10-like, whose product MAIFHFYFHFLILALILAIVAAEDECEPSSCGPTPPVIRFPFRLKGRQPDHCGYPAGFQVSCNNHNETELDLQYPARASTNNIVIPISVKSVVLEIDYKSQTMRVSIVNASCFPREVPAVNSSSGAYPFESNGQYSNPYPHYIFFNCSSGSEDSGSGYSIPCLSDPGYRVYAFDSSTEATRWPLSCVKMYNISDVPYSILSPPDYVANPGESLKWSTPFCKNCEDLGKYCRLGKNSKNVTECYDPTPDKDIAGSMKKGMIAGITIGVLLISGVVGYTLYRIISLKKRKHKDQEMVEKFLEDYNALRPTRYSYADIKRITDKFKKKLGKGGYGMVYKGRISSYIPVAVKVLDNTKGNGEDFINEVGTIGRIHHINVVRLLGYCADGANRALVYEFLPNGSLQDVISSRKGQSLGWDKLEQIALGIARGIDYLHQGCNQRILHFDIKPHNILLDEELNPKVADFGLAKLCSKEKSVVSMTAARGTIGYISPEVFSRNFGNVSYKADVYSFGMLLLNLVGGRNPISVPTDEQESSQLYFPQWAYDQLEKGKEISIHIENEIDRKIVKKVTVVGLWCVQWNPADRPSMKVVIQMLEGENVPAMPPNPFDSPEPIAKAIVEGSLFDSEIETSY is encoded by the exons ATGGCAATATTTCACTTTTACTTTCACTTCTTAATCCTCGCACTAATCCTTGCTATTGTAGCAGCTGAAGATGAGTGTGAACCATCCAGTTGCGGCCCCACCCCTCCGGTGATTCGCTTCCCTTTCCGGCTAAAGGGCCGGCAGCCGGACCACTGCGGCTACCCCGCCGGATTCCAAGTCTCATGCAACAACCACAACGAAACCGAGCTCGATCTCCAGTATCCGGCGAGGGCATCTACCAACAACATCGTAATCCCAATATCAGTCAAATCTGTGGTTCTGGAGATCGACTACAAATCCCAGACGATGAGAGTTAGTATAGTCAACGCTTCTTGTTTTCCCAGAGAGGTTCCCGCTGTGAATTCTTCATCTGGGGCATATCCTTTTGAATCGAATGGTCAATATAGTAACCCTTATCCtcactacattttttttaattgctcTTCTGGGAGTGAAGATTCGGGGAGTGGGTACTCCATTCCCTGCCTTAGTGACCCTGGTTATAGAGTTTATGCTTTCGATTCTAGTACTGAAGCCACCAGATGGCCATTGTCTTGTGTTAAAATGTATAACATTTCTGATGTTCCGTATAGTATACTGAGCCCCCCTGATTACGTTGCTAATCCCGGAGAATCTCTCAAATGGTCAACTCCATTTTGCAAGAATTGTGAAGATCTGGGCAAGTATTGCAGGTTGGGGAAAAATAGCAAAAATGTGACTGAATGTTATGATCCCACACCAGATAAGGATATTGCAG GTTCAATGAAAAAAGGTATGATTGCAGGCATAACTATTGGTGTGCTCCTCATTTCTGGGGTAGTTGGATATACTCTATACCGCATTATCTCCTTAAAGAAAAGGAAGCATAAGGACCAAGAAATGGTGGAGAAGTTTTTGGAGGATTACAATGCTCTTAGGCCTACAAGATATTCCTATGCAGACATCAAAAGGATCACAGACAAATTCAAGAAGAAGCTAGGAAAAGGAGGCTATGGTATGGTGTACAAAGGGAGAATCTCGAGTTACATTCCGGTTGCTGTTAAGGTCCTCGACAACACCAAGGGAAACGGGGAAGACTTCATCAATGAAGTCGGAACCATAGGCAGAATCCACCACATCAACGTGGTCCGACTACTAGGATACTGCGCTGATGGGGCGAACCGCGCCCTGGTGTACGAGTTCCTGCCGAACGGCTCTCTCCAGGATGTGATTTCGTCGAGAAAAGGGCAGTCCCTTGGTTGGGATAAGCTAGAACAGATTGCCCTCGGGATAGCCAGAGGAATAGACTATCTTCACCAAGGGTGCAACCAGAGAATCCTCCATTTCGACATTAAGCCTCACAACATATTGCTGGACGAAGAATTGAACCCGAAGGTTGCAGATTTCGGGTTGGCAAAGCTCTGCTCCAAGGAAAAAAGCGTGGTCTCGATGACAGCAGCCCGAGGGACAATAGGCTACATCTCGCCCGAAGTGTTCTCGAGGAACTTTGGGAATGTGTCGTATAAGGCAGACGTGTATAGCTTCGGGATGTTGTTGCTTAATCTAGTTGGGGGAAGGAATCCTATTAGTGTCCCAACTGATGAGCAAGAAAGCAGCCAACTTTATTTCCCACAATGGGCATATGATCAACTGGAGAAAGGAAAAGAGATATCAATCCATATAGAGAATGAAATTGACAGAAAAATAGTTAAGAAAGTGACAGTTGTAGGGCTATGGTGTGTTCAATGGAATCCAGCGGATAGGCCTTCCATGAAAGTTGTTATTCAAATGCTTGAAGGAGAAAATGTTCCAGCAATGCCGCCAAATCCATTTGACTCCCCAGAACCTATAGCCAAGGCCATTGTAGAAGGAAGCCTATTTGACAGTGAAATTGAAACTTCTTATTGA